The nucleotide window GCCTCCGGGACCGTCCCCCGTGTGAAGACGTCCCGCACCATCACGTCCCACTCGCCGGGGCGTAAGGTGGGGGCCACCTTGGCGGCGTCGCCCACGCGGATGCGCAGGGCAGGAGAACGGGGCAGGTCAAACCACTCGCGTACCTTGCTCGCTAGCAGTTCATCTAGTTCCACAGCCAGCTGGGCGGAGCCGGGCCTGCTGGCAGCCCAGGCGCGGGCCAAGGCGCAGGCCGCCCCACCCAGGTGCACAGTGCGCAGCGGCATGCCAGCCTCAAAGAAGGTGTTTATCGCCGCATCCATCTGCTGCTGGTACTCAAAGTCCAGGTGGGTGGGGTTGCTCAGGTCAATGAATGAGGATTCGGTGCCATCTAGACGCAGCAGCACCCCACGTTCTCGCCGCTCCAGTTCCGCGACGCCCAGTGATACCAGCACTGGGCCAACGGGTAGAGCGGACAGGTCGATGCCGCTCCTGTTGTTGGCGTTGCGGCGGGAGGCGTTTCTGGTCACAGGTGCACGCTAGCCTGGTGGTGCTGATAAAAGCAGGGATTAGGCGTGTCGGGCAGCAGTGAGGCGCTGGCAGTCCGGACAGACAAGCAGATGGGGTGGTGAGACCGTGAGCCGAGCGCCACGCAGCGCCCAAGCGCGCCGCTCCTGGGGAGATGATGACTCCGCCACCCCGATTCTTCACATGGACATGGATGCCTTCTTCGCTGCCGTTGAGCTTCTGGACCATCCCGAGCTTGTGGGACTGCCGGTGATCGTGGGTGGCACCAACGGGCGTGGCGTGGTCTGCGCTGCCTCGTATGAGGCCCGCACCTACGGTGTCAGTTCAGCCATGCCGATGGGGCAGGCGCTGCGGCGGTGCCCGCAGGCGGTAGTGCTGCCAGTGCGTCACCGTCATTACTCCCAGGTGTCCCGTCAGGTCATGTCTGTGCTAGCCGAGGTCACGCCCCTGGTTGAGCAGCTCAGCGTTGACGAGGCGTTTCTGGACGTCTCTGGCGCACGCCGTCGGATGGGCACGCCGGTACAGATCGCCAAGTGGATCCGTGCTGAGATCCGCGAGCGTACCGGTCTGCCCGCCTCCGTGGGGGTGGCCGCCACCAAGTTCGTGGCCAAGCTGGCCTCATCCCACGCCAAGCCGGACGGATTGTTACTGATCCCTGCGGACGCCACCCGGGACTTCCTGGACCTGCTTCCAGTGGGTGCCATGTGGGGCGTGGGGGAGCGTTCTGCGGAGGTCCTCACACGCTGGGGGATCGACGACGTACGTACGCTTGCTCGCACTGAGCCTGAACGTCTGGAGAAGATCCTGGGGCGCGCCGCTGGAAGACACCTGTGGCAGTTGGCCCAAGGCATTGATCCGCGCCCAGTGATGCCGGTGCGGGAGGAGAAGTCCATCGGCACCGAGTCCACCTTCTACGACGTCATCATCGACGCTGAGCACGCCCGCCTGGTTCTGCTGGATCAGTGCCACCAGGTGGCGGCCCGCCTGCGTGCCGGAGGGCTGCGGGCCAGGACGGTGTCAGTAAAGCTGCGTGGCGCTGATTTCAAGACGGTCACCCGCTCTCGGACGCTGCCCGCAGCCACTGACCTGGTGGCCCATATGTGGCCGGTGGTGGAGGTGTTGTGGCGGGCGGCTCCTGTTCCGGCTGGTGGCTATCGCCTGCTAGGGGTGCGGGCCGAGGGCTTGGAGCGTGAGGGTGAGGGCGTGCAGCTGCTGCTCGATGAGGATCCGCGCAGCGCCCAGGCTGAGCGGGCTGCCGACGCCGTGAAATGCCGCTGGGGCAAGGATGCGCTCCGGCCCGCGAGCCTGCTGCGTCCAGCGCATGTTCCACATCCTGAGAATCCTCGTTGAGTATTGACACCATTGGGGTTCGGTCTTGGGGAGTTTACTCAGTTTTCCTTCGCGTGGGTGGCGGCATATTCTGGGCCTGACTTTGTACGGCGGTCACGGACGACCGCGAGTAGATTGGGGGATCGAGGTGGACCATGGCCCTGTCTGAGCGTGATGAGCGGATGCTGCGGGAGATGGAGCGCCAGTTCAGCACCGAAGACCCTGATCTGGCCCAGACGATGAGCAGCCCGCAGTCTGGCCCCCTCCATTTCTCTCCCCGCCGGATTGGTGGCGGGGTAGCCCTTGTGCTCCTAGGCCTGGTGGCGCTGATCGCAGGTGTGACTGTCAGGCACTCCGTACTCAGTATCCTGCTCGGTCTGCTTGGATTCGCCTTGGCCGTGCTGGGGGTGATGCGGGCGCTGAGCCGTGATCCCGGCAAAGCCGACTCCGCCAGCAGTGGGGCCCGGGGTGCGGGTTCTAAGAGTTCCTTCATGTCGCGTCAGGAAGAGCTTTGGGAGCGGCGGCAGTCCGGCCGCTAGACCATATTTCCTGTTCCGGGGCTTCAGAGCTCAGCAGTTTTCAACCCTCCCGTAGACCTAGCGTCCGGGAGGGTTTGCTGCGCCTTGGTGGCGCCGCCTCAGTAGGCCCCTGGGTGGCTAAGGCGTCCTCCACTTTCCTCCACCAGGTGGGGCCTACTCCTACAGTTGGCCGCGTACCAGGCTTGGCGACGCCGTCTTGGAGCAGTGAAACACCGTGGTTGCAGGGCTATCTGGGTCAACAAGGTCTAGGGGCTGGAGTGGTCCGCAGGGCGCGCCACGCCCAAAACAAGCCTTCAGGTACATCTCTGGGCGAAATCCCTCCACCGCGCACCACCCGTGGCAAGCCCTGTTATTGCAACAGTTCCTTGTCTCAGTTGAGTGGATTTGAGGATTCCTCCTGATAACGGGGGGAGTGATGTGGAGGGAAGTGGAGTAAGGTGGCGGTCAACAACAGGGCGAGCGGGAGGAGGGCGCCACCATGTTCATGGGCACACACGCGCCCCGCCTAGATGACAAAGGCCGCCTGATCCTCCCCGCCAAGTTCCGTGACGAGCTTGCTGGCGGCGTCGTCATCACCCGCGGACAAGACCATTGCCTCTACGCCTTCCCAGTGAAGGAGTTCGAGAAGATGTACAACCAACTCCGCTCCGCCCCACTGGCCCAGAAACAGGCCCGGGACTACGTGCGCGTCATGCTTTCCGGTGCCGACCAGCAGATCCCAGACAAGCAAGGGCGTATCACCCTGCCCCAGAACCTGCGGGCTTACGCCGGACTTGAGCGCGAGCTCGCCGTCGTCGGCTCTGGCTCCCGAGTGGAGATCTGGGACGCCAAAGCCTGGGCGGCCTACCTGGCTGAGCAGGAGCAAGTCTTCGCCGACACCGCCGAGGAGGTTCTGCCCGGCTTTTTCTAAGAACCGGCTCAAGCGCCCCCTCCCTTAAGAGTCGCCACCAGCAGAGCCCGTCCCGTGAGGTCTCCACCCGCCACCTCCGACGTCACTTCCCCGGCGCCGGAGCCTCAGCGGAGGGAGTCCTGGCGGGACGGGCGCACCAGCCCCAGGGCAGCAATTCGTCAACCGGAATCGTCCGCAGGCCACGCGTCCGCACTTGACCGATGCCAGCAGCAGAGAGGAGGTATCCAGTGCAAGACAACCAGTCCAGCCCCAGTGGCGCCCAGCGCCTTACTGCCGAGCGACATACCCCCGTGCTCTTGCAACGCTGCCTCGACCTCCTAGCCCCGGCCTTTGAATCCACAACCTCCTCCGCGGGCCCAGTGCTCGTCGACTGCACCCTGGGCATGGGCGGTCACACCGAGGCGGCTCTGAAGCGCTTCCCAACGCTCACGGTCATTGGCATCGACCGTGATCCACAGGCCATCACCCTGGCCAGCGAACGGCTGGCAGGCTTCGGTGATCGCTTCAGAGCCGTGCGCACCACCTACGACAGGGTGCAGCAGGTCGCTTCCGAGCACGCCCACCTAGATATGGACGGGCTGGTTGACGGCGTACTCATGGACCTCGGCGTCTCCTCCCTGCAACTCGATGACGCCCCACGAGGCTTCTCATACGCCCGCCCCGCACCACTGGACATGCGCATGGACCAGACTCAGGGCCGCAGCGCGGCAGAGCTTCTGGTCACCGCTGACGCCGCTGAGATCACCCGGATACTGCGCGACTATGGTGAAGAGCGCTTCGCCCCACGCATCGCCGCCGCTATTGTCCGGCGCCGCGAGGCGGGCGAGCCCGTGCAGACCACGGACGCCTTGGTCGCCCTGGTGCGGGAGGCGATCCCCGCCGCTGCCCGCCGCACGGGTGGAAACCCTGCCAAACGGACGTTCCAGGCCTTGCGTGTGGCCGTCAACTCGGAGCTCGACGTGCTAGCCGCTGCACTGCCACGCGCACTCGATTCCCTGCGTGTCGGCGGACGCCTGGTGGTCGAGTCCTACCAGTCGCTGGAGGATCGCCTGGTCAAGAGCGCGCTGGCAGCGGGCTCCAGGTCCCGCGCGCCTGAAGGACTGCCCATCGTCCCAGAGACCGACCGGCCCTACCTGAAGCTGCTGGTGCACGGCGCTGAGCAGGCCGATGACGCCGAGCTAGCCGCCAACCCGCGGGCAGCGCCCGTACGCCTCCGGGCGGCTGAACGAGTGAGACCGGTTGCTGAGGCCTCTGCACTAGCGCAGGCATCATCCGGTACCTCCGGACTCAGGCGCAGGCCAAAACGTCCCGCAGGCAAGGACCGTAAACGCATTACCAATCGACGCAGGAGTTCCCGATGACCGCACAGGCCGCACGTGCCCCAGGCACCTCCCGTGCCGCGCCGCGCGCCGTGCCCCAGCCCCGCCCCACCCTTTCGGTGGTACGAGGACTGAACCAGGTACGCTCCAACCTGCCCTTCCTGGGGCTGGTTGTGCTTCTGCTTCTTGGAGCCCTGGCCCTGGCTTTGGTTCTCAACGCCATGATGGCCCGCACCGCCGGTGAGCTGCAGCGGGCCAGAGAGTCGGCCTCCGAGGTGCGTGAGGCCTCCA belongs to Actinomyces trachealis and includes:
- a CDS encoding DUF3040 domain-containing protein, with the translated sequence MALSERDERMLREMERQFSTEDPDLAQTMSSPQSGPLHFSPRRIGGGVALVLLGLVALIAGVTVRHSVLSILLGLLGFALAVLGVMRALSRDPGKADSASSGARGAGSKSSFMSRQEELWERRQSGR
- a CDS encoding DNA polymerase IV, producing MSRAPRSAQARRSWGDDDSATPILHMDMDAFFAAVELLDHPELVGLPVIVGGTNGRGVVCAASYEARTYGVSSAMPMGQALRRCPQAVVLPVRHRHYSQVSRQVMSVLAEVTPLVEQLSVDEAFLDVSGARRRMGTPVQIAKWIRAEIRERTGLPASVGVAATKFVAKLASSHAKPDGLLLIPADATRDFLDLLPVGAMWGVGERSAEVLTRWGIDDVRTLARTEPERLEKILGRAAGRHLWQLAQGIDPRPVMPVREEKSIGTESTFYDVIIDAEHARLVLLDQCHQVAARLRAGGLRARTVSVKLRGADFKTVTRSRTLPAATDLVAHMWPVVEVLWRAAPVPAGGYRLLGVRAEGLEREGEGVQLLLDEDPRSAQAERAADAVKCRWGKDALRPASLLRPAHVPHPENPR
- the mraZ gene encoding division/cell wall cluster transcriptional repressor MraZ, with protein sequence MFMGTHAPRLDDKGRLILPAKFRDELAGGVVITRGQDHCLYAFPVKEFEKMYNQLRSAPLAQKQARDYVRVMLSGADQQIPDKQGRITLPQNLRAYAGLERELAVVGSGSRVEIWDAKAWAAYLAEQEQVFADTAEEVLPGFF
- the rsmH gene encoding 16S rRNA (cytosine(1402)-N(4))-methyltransferase RsmH; amino-acid sequence: MQDNQSSPSGAQRLTAERHTPVLLQRCLDLLAPAFESTTSSAGPVLVDCTLGMGGHTEAALKRFPTLTVIGIDRDPQAITLASERLAGFGDRFRAVRTTYDRVQQVASEHAHLDMDGLVDGVLMDLGVSSLQLDDAPRGFSYARPAPLDMRMDQTQGRSAAELLVTADAAEITRILRDYGEERFAPRIAAAIVRRREAGEPVQTTDALVALVREAIPAAARRTGGNPAKRTFQALRVAVNSELDVLAAALPRALDSLRVGGRLVVESYQSLEDRLVKSALAAGSRSRAPEGLPIVPETDRPYLKLLVHGAEQADDAELAANPRAAPVRLRAAERVRPVAEASALAQASSGTSGLRRRPKRPAGKDRKRITNRRRSSR
- a CDS encoding spermidine synthase; translated protein: MTRNASRRNANNRSGIDLSALPVGPVLVSLGVAELERRERGVLLRLDGTESSFIDLSNPTHLDFEYQQQMDAAINTFFEAGMPLRTVHLGGAACALARAWAASRPGSAQLAVELDELLASKVREWFDLPRSPALRIRVGDAAKVAPTLRPGEWDVMVRDVFTRGTVPEAVRTREFTQACARALAPGGIYLANLPSLPRPRAAEELRVVRETFKAHAVVADNAVARGKRRGNIVVVAANAPWGREQREELERAMRRLPLPSRTWELTDPALPQP